A window of Bufo gargarizans isolate SCDJY-AF-19 chromosome 9, ASM1485885v1, whole genome shotgun sequence contains these coding sequences:
- the AVPR2 gene encoding vasopressin V2 receptor: MSVTQSPFAIISTNVTAEDVDKRNPYVVQWNIALLAIVFCFATFGNCLVLFTLLRRRKHNALMHTFMIHLCLADLVVAFFQVLPQLIWDITDRFQGPDFLCRSVRYLQVVGMFASSYMIVAMTFDRHQAICRPMMTFKKGSARWNIPVCLAWAASGILSLPQIFIFSKTEVHPGVYDCWANFVQPWGIKAYVTWITLAVLILPAIFITTCQVLIFREIHNSLYLGTERSPGSRRKEKPEGGINGVSPVSDTGVTKAMSKTVRMTLAIVLIYVICWTPFFIAQFWNVWNEKSGTSHSAIQILMILASLNSCTNPWIYTIFSSSVSKDVHAILCCGCKKRRRKNSLPEDSYFTGSTTVQKESLY, from the exons ATGTCTGTGACACAGAGCCCCTTTGCAATTATTAGTACCAATGTCACCGCTGAAGATGTGGACAAACGAAACCCTTACGTGGTACAGTGGAACATTGCCCTTCTcgcaattgttttttgttttgccacCTTTGGAAACTGTCTGGTTCTCTTCACCCTTCTGAGAAGACGGAAGCACAATGCCCTCATGCACACCTTTATGATTCACCTATGCTTGGCGGACTTAGTGGTGGCTTTCTTCCAGGTTTTACCTCAACTTATCTGGGACATTACTGACCGCTTTCAAGGTCCAGATTTCCTTTGCAGGTCTGTCAGGTACCTGCAAGTGGTGGGAATGTTTGCATCTTCTTATATGATTGTGGCCATGACTTTTGATAGACATCAAGCAATCTGTCGACCTATGATGACTTTTAAAAAGGGCTCTGCCCGGTGGAACATCCCTGTCTGTTTGGCATGGGCCGCCTCCGGCATCCTCAGTCTTCCACAGATTTTTATATTCTCAAAAACAGAGGTTCATCCAGGTGTCTATGACTGTTGGGCAAATTTTGTGCAGCCATGGGGCATTAAAGCTTATGTGACGTGGATAACACTGGCAGTCCTTATCCTTCCCGCCATTTTTATTACCACGTGCCAAGTACTGATTTTCCGAGAAATCCATAATAGCTTATATTTAGGAACGGAAAGATCACCTGGgtcaagaagaaaagaaaaaccgGAGGGTGGAATAAATGGAGTGTCACCAGTTTCAGACACAGGGGTGACCAAAGCCATGTCCAAGACTGTGCGGATGACTCTTGCTATAGTGCTAATCTACGTGATATGCTGGACACCCTTTTTTATTGCGCAGTTCTGGAATGTCTGGAACGAGAAGTCAGGAACAAGCC ACTCTGCCATCCAGATCCTGATGATACTGGCAAGCTTGAACAGCTGTACAAACCCTTGGATCTACACCATCTTCAGCAGCAGCGTCTCGAAGGATGTACATGCCATCTTGTGTTGTGGTTGCAAGAAGAGACGACGaaagaactctctgcctgaagacTCCTATTTCACCGGGTCCACCACAGTACAGAAGGAGTCGCTGTACTAA